A single region of the Triticum dicoccoides isolate Atlit2015 ecotype Zavitan chromosome 2B, WEW_v2.0, whole genome shotgun sequence genome encodes:
- the LOC119366483 gene encoding probable CCR4-associated factor 1 homolog 11 produces MKLQTEAAAAAGGEGRLMIRQVWANNVESEFQAIRQVAERFPYVSMDTEFPGVIHCPSKHHATLTPSERYAALKANVDALHLIQVGLAFAASPDAAPAVAFEINLREFDPRVHRHNPSSVALLAGHGLDFAKQRREGVDARVFAALLMSSGLVCSGASAPTWVTFHSAYDFGYLVKLLMGRKLPRTLTEFLGLVRVFFGDEVYDARHVMDSCAGLYGGLDALAAQLGVKRAAGMSHQAGSDAALTWDVFRRIREVYFAGNSRQGQGQGVGNFAGVLYGLDLELHLAAPADNGNGNGNRNNNKNKCGSGNGAGGRGNNRRAVAALR; encoded by the coding sequence atgaAGTTGCAGacggaggccgccgccgccgccggggggGAGGGGAGGCTGATGATCCGGCAGGTGTGGGCGAACAACGTGGAGTCGGAGTTCCAGGCGATCCGGCAGGTGGCGGAGCGGTTCCCGTACGTGTCCATGGACACGGAGTTCCCGGGCGTGATCCACTGCCCAAGCAAGCACCACGCGACGCTGACCCCGTCGGAGCGGTACGCGGCGCTCAAGGCGAACGTGGACGCGCTCCACCTGATCCAGGTGGGCCTGGCGTTCGCGGCGTCGCCCGACGCGGCACCGGCGGTGGCGTTCGAGATCAACCTGCGGGAGTTCGACCCGCGCGTGCACCGCCACAACCCCAGCTCAGTGGCCCTGCTGGCGGGCCACGGGCTGGACTTCGCAAAGCAGCGGAGGGAGGGCGTGGACGCGCGCGTGTTCGCGGCGCTGCTCATGTCGTCGGGGCTGGTGTGCTCCGGGGCCAGCGCGCCGACGTGGGTGACCTTCCACTCGGCCTACGACTTCGGGTACCTGGTGAAGCTGCTCATGGGGCGCAAGCTGCCGCGCACGCTGACCGAGTTCCTGGGCCTGGTGCGCGTCTTCTTCGGCGACGAGGTGTACGACGCGCGGCACGTCATGGACAGCTGCGCCGGGCTCTACGGCGGGCTGGACGCCCTGGCGGCGCAGCTGGGCGTGAAGCGCGCGGCGGGGATGTCCCACCAGGCCGGGTCGGACGCCGCGCTCACCTGGGACGTGTTCCGCCGCATCCGGGAGGTCTACTTCGCCGGCAACAGCAGGCAGGGCCAGGGCCAGGGCGTGGGCAACTTCGCCGGCGTGCTCTACGGGCTGGACCTGGAGCTCCACCTGGCCGCGCCCGCCGACAACGGCAACGGCAACGGCAACaggaacaacaacaagaacaagtgCGGCAGCGGCAACGGCGCCGGCGGGCGGGGCAACAACAGGCGGGCCGTGGCGGCGCTGAGATGA